A section of the Citrobacter farmeri genome encodes:
- the tolB gene encoding Tol-Pal system beta propeller repeat protein TolB, with the protein MKQALRVAFGFLMLWAAVLHAEVRIEITQGVDSARPIGVVPFQWAGPGAAPEDIGGIVGADLRNSGKFNPLDRSRLPQQPGTAQEVQPAAWSALGIDAVVVGQVTPNPDGSYNVAYQLVDTGGAPGTVLAQNSYKVNKQWLRYAGHTASDEVFEKLTGIKGAFRTRIAYVVQTNGGQFPYELRVSDYDGYNQFVVHRSPQPLMSPAWSPDGSKLAYVTFESGRSALVIQTLSNGAVRQVASFPRHNGAPAFSPDGSKLAFALSKTGSLNLYVMDVGSGQIRQVTDGRSNNTEPTWFPDSQNLAFTSDQAGRPQVYKVNVNGGAPQRITWEGSQNQDADVSSDGKFMVMVSSANGQQHIAKQDLVAGGVQVLSSTFLDETPSLAPNGTMVIYSSSQGMGSVLNLVSTDGRFKARLPATDGQVKFPAWSPYL; encoded by the coding sequence ATGAAGCAGGCATTACGAGTAGCATTTGGTTTTTTAATGCTGTGGGCAGCGGTGCTGCATGCAGAAGTTCGTATCGAGATCACCCAGGGGGTGGACTCGGCGCGCCCGATTGGCGTTGTGCCATTCCAGTGGGCAGGGCCGGGTGCTGCACCTGAAGATATCGGTGGTATCGTTGGCGCAGACCTGCGCAACAGCGGTAAATTCAATCCGCTAGACCGGTCTCGTTTGCCGCAGCAGCCGGGGACTGCGCAGGAAGTACAACCTGCTGCCTGGTCTGCGCTGGGTATTGATGCGGTCGTGGTCGGTCAGGTTACTCCTAATCCGGACGGTTCCTACAATGTCGCCTATCAACTGGTTGACACCGGCGGCGCACCGGGTACTGTACTGGCTCAGAACTCCTACAAAGTGAACAAGCAATGGCTGCGTTATGCTGGTCATACTGCCAGTGACGAAGTGTTTGAGAAACTGACCGGCATTAAAGGCGCATTCCGCACTCGTATCGCGTATGTTGTGCAGACTAACGGCGGCCAGTTCCCGTATGAACTGCGCGTGTCTGACTACGATGGCTACAACCAGTTTGTGGTTCACCGTTCACCACAGCCGTTGATGTCTCCGGCCTGGTCTCCGGACGGTTCTAAACTGGCGTATGTGACCTTCGAAAGCGGTCGTTCTGCACTGGTTATTCAGACGCTGTCTAACGGTGCTGTTCGTCAGGTTGCGTCATTCCCGCGTCACAACGGTGCGCCGGCGTTCTCTCCGGATGGCAGCAAACTGGCATTTGCCCTGTCTAAAACCGGGAGTCTGAACCTGTACGTGATGGATGTTGGCTCTGGCCAGATCCGTCAGGTGACCGATGGTCGCAGCAACAATACGGAGCCGACCTGGTTCCCGGACAGCCAAAACCTGGCCTTTACGTCGGATCAGGCGGGTCGTCCGCAAGTGTATAAAGTTAACGTTAATGGCGGTGCTCCGCAGCGTATTACCTGGGAAGGTTCACAAAACCAGGATGCTGATGTCAGCAGCGACGGCAAATTTATGGTAATGGTAAGTTCGGCCAATGGTCAGCAGCACATTGCCAAACAAGATCTGGTAGCGGGTGGCGTACAAGTTCTGTCGTCAACGTTCCTGGACGAAACGCCAAGTCTGGCACCTAACGGCACTATGGTAATCTACAGCTCTTCTCAGGGGATGGGATCCGTGCTGAATTTGGTTTCTACAGATGGGCGTTTCAAAGCGCGTCTTCCGGCAACTGATGGACAGGTTAAATTCCCTGCCTGGTCGCCGTATCTGTGA